One region of Miscanthus floridulus cultivar M001 chromosome 19, ASM1932011v1, whole genome shotgun sequence genomic DNA includes:
- the LOC136526153 gene encoding uncharacterized protein has product MTLGCIWLNVTFGQPDNFRKEPLTLEVIDFPYIYHTLLDRSCFAKFMAIPNYTYLKLKMPGPKGVITVEGTFEQANYCEQDCVIQAAALVAPYAPDGIGHNAEGAPVEEATKAAAMLD; this is encoded by the coding sequence ATGACCCTTGGGTGCATCTGGCTCAACGTCACCTTTGGCCAGCCAGACAACTTCCgcaaggagccactcaccttaGAGGTCATTGACTTCCCCTACATCTACCACACCCTCCTTGATCGATCATGCTTCGCTAAGtttatggccatccccaactacacctacttgAAGCTCAAGATGCCTGGCCCGAAGGGGGTCATCACTGTCGAGGGCACCTTTGAGCAAGCCAACTACTGCGAGCAAGATTGCGTCATCCAAGCAGCCGCACTTGTTGCCCCCTATGCACCTGATGGCATAGGCCACAACGCAGAAGGGGCACCAGTGGAGGAAGCAACCAAGGCAGCAGCGATGCTCGACTAG